The following are encoded together in the Triticum dicoccoides isolate Atlit2015 ecotype Zavitan chromosome 6B, WEW_v2.0, whole genome shotgun sequence genome:
- the LOC119321325 gene encoding uncharacterized protein LOC119321325 encodes MQGGCIAHIGSCGTGFDSASGSVRTKKFRTKGSELADRKGEKNKAMPRAPSICCSSIDEALSFSSRARCNKRLVLFPSREPRERPAPRRAKLIFKIGSSGLSRSLDMMSSATLLGGYSPPSQSPLRLAESDQWLSLPNPPSVYKTRSLSVTSSPAVAS; translated from the exons ATGCAAGGAGGATGTATAGCTCATATAGGATCTTGTGGAACTGGATTTGATTCTGCAAGCGGTTCGGTACGAACGAAGAAATTTCGAACAAAAGGATCGGAACTCGCTGATAGGAAAGGAGAGAAAAACAAAGCAATGCCAAGAGCTCCATCAATCTGTTGTTCATCGATAGACGAAGCTCTCTCTTTTTCATCTCGTGCCAGATGTAACAAAAGATTAGTCCTTTTTCCTTCTCGCGAACCACGGGAGCGCCCAGCGCCCAGAAGAGCAAAGCTCATTTTCAAAATAGGGTCAAGCGGA CTCTCTAGGTCCTTGGATATGATGTCTTCTGCCACTCTCCTTGGTGGCTATTCTCCACCATCTCAGTCCCCTCTGAGGTTAGCTGAATCTGATCAGTGGCTGTCTCTGCCTAATCCACCAAGTGTGTACAAGACAAGATCTTTGTCTGTCACAAGTTCTCCTGCTGTTGCAAGTTGA